A genome region from Solanum pennellii chromosome 12, SPENNV200 includes the following:
- the LOC107005650 gene encoding serine/threonine-protein kinase 38-like: MEGADQVFNSLEPEFSVSSPVTRQKSAAAKKIIENHYKNYLQGLQDRKERRRTLQRKAQEAQIPDDEQEKMLRNLEKRETEFMRLQRHKVGIDDFELLTVIGKGAFGEVRLCRFKSTGDVFAMKKLKKSEMLSRGQVEHVRSERNLLVDVDSRCIVKLFYSFQDSDFLYLIMEYLPGGDIMTLLMREDILSEDVAQFYMAESILAIHSIHQHNYVHRDIKPDNLILDKNGHLKLSDFGLCKPLESKYSSLLEDEDLTSQESLTETADSDRAPWLMPKEQLQQWKRNRRALAYSTVGTLDYMAPEVLLKKGYGMECDWWSLGAILYEMLVGYPPFCSEDPRLTCRKIINWRACLKFPEEPKVSDEAKDLICRLLCDVESRLGTRGVEEIKAHPWFEGTKWDALYEMEAAYKPIVTGELDTQNFEKFPEVEGTQSTTPRVGPWRKMLTSKDANFIGYTYKKSDILKSAGTSGIDASSNGSKPPPSLVSLFGRVDLQDTTK, encoded by the exons ATGGAAGGAGCTGATCAAGTGTTCAATTCATTAGAGCCAGAGTTCTCTGTTTCATCACCGGTAACTCGACAAAAATCAGCTGCTGCTAAGAAGATAATTGAGAATCATTACAAGAATTATCTGCAAGGCTTGCAAGATCGCAAAGAAAG GCGAAGAACGTTGCAGAGGAAGGCACAAGAAGCACAGATACCGGATGATGAGCAAGAGAAGATGCTGAGGAATTTGGAGAAGAGGGAGACTGAGTTTATGAGATTGCAGAGGCATAAAGTTGGAATTGATGACTTTGAACTGTTAACAGTCATTGGTAAAGGCGCATTCGGAGAG GTCAGACTGTGTCGATTTAAAAGTACTGGTGATGTTTTTGCcatgaaaaagttgaagaaatcaGAGATGCTTAGTCGAGGACAG GTTGAGCATGTTAGATCCGAGAGGAATTTGCTCGTGGATGTAGATAGTCGTTGCATCGTGAAACTCTTCTATTCTTTTCAAGATTCAGATTTCTTATACCTTATCATGGAATATTTACCTGGTGGTGACATTATGACCTTACTCATGAGAGAAGACATTCTTTCTGAAGACGTCGCGCAGTTCTATATGGCAGAAAGTATATTAGCTATTCACTCTATTCATCAGCACAATTATGTACACAG GGATATTAAACCTGATAACCTTATACTGGACAAAAATGGACATTTAAAGCTTTCTGATTTTGGTTTATGTAAACCACTGGAAAGTAAATATTCATCGCTGTTGGAAGATGAAGATTTGACAAGTCAAGAGTCTTTAACTGAGACTGCTGACAGTGATAGAGCTCCATGGTTAATGCCAAAAGAACAATTACAACAATGGAAACGAAATCGTCGTGCCCTG GCGTATTCTACTGTAGGTACTCTTGATTACATGGCACCAGAGGTTTTGTTGAAAAAAGGATATGGAATGGAGTGTgattggtggtcattgggagcAATCTTGTACGAGATGCTCGTAGGATATCCTCCCTTCTGCTCAGAAGATCCAAGACTCACATGTCGAAAG ATTATCAATTGGAGAGCATGCTTGAAGTTCCCGGAAGAACCAAAAGTATCAGATGAGGCTAAGGATCTGATATGTCGTTTGTTGTGTGATGTTGAATCAAGGTTGGGGACTAGAGGAGTAGAAGAAATAAAG GCTCATCCTTGGTTCGAAGGAACTAAGTGGGATGCACTTTACGAAATGGAAGCTGCCTACAAACCCATTGTTACAGGAGAATTAGACACTCAGAATTTCGAGAAGTTCCCTGAA GTAGAAGGTACACAATCGACAACACCAAGAGTAGGACCCTGGCGAAAG ATGTTAACATCAAAAGATGCCAATTTTATTGGATATACTTACAAGAAATCAGACATCCTTAAATCAGCTGGAACTTCAG GGATAGACGCGAGTTCAAATGGATCAAAACCTCCTCCATCGTTAGTATCATTATTTG GTCGTGTAGACTTGCAAGACACAACAAAGTAG